The sequence CCCCGGACGCACCCGCATCGTCGTCGCGTCGACGTACGTCGTTCATCCGCCGCGGGGTGGCGGCCAGATCCGGTCGGCGAAGCTGTACGGCGCTCTCGCTGATCGCTACGACGTCGAGCTCGTCAGCCTCGCGGATCACCAGCAACCAGCGCGACAGACCGTGGTTGCCCCGGGTGTCGCCGAGACCGTGATCCCCAAATCGGCCGAGCAGGACCGATTCGAGCACGACCGCTCCCGCGCGGTGGGTTGGATCCCGGTCACCGACATCGTCGCTGCCATGCGGATCGATCTGACACCCGCCTACGTCGATGCGCTGCACCGCGCCGCTGTCGACGCAGGCGCCATCGTGTTGGCTCACCCTTACCTGGAGCCGGCGGTTCGCATGGCGGGGCTGCGGCTTCCGGTGGTGTACGACGCGCACAACGTGGAGGCGGACCTCAAAGGCCGGGCGCTGCCGTCCGGGCCGGCCGGAACGGAGTTGCAGGCCCGGGTCGAAGAGGTCGAACGAGCGGCCGTCGAGCGGGCCGCGTTGGTCACCGCCACGACCTCGTCCGACGCCGCCGGGTTGGCGCGGCGGTACGGGATCGGGGTGCACGACGTCGTCGTGGTGCCGAACGGTGTCGACGTTGCCGGGACACCGTTCGTCGCCGGCGAGGCGCGGAGCAGCGCGCGAGCTAGCTGGCTGCGACGCCACGCAGGGCTGGCGGGGGGTCGGGCGGCGGAGCACCTGGCGATCTTCCTCGGCAGCTGGCACCCACCGAACCTGGAGGCAGCCGAGGTTGTCCTGCACTGCGCGGCTCGGCTTCCCCACACCCTGTTCCTCCTCGTTGGGAGCCACGCCGATTACTACCGAAAGTGGGACGTGCCACCCAACGCTGTGTTGGTGGGAGTGGTCGGGAACGAGGCGAAACGCTCGCTGCTGGCCGCCGCCGATGTGGCTCTCAACCCGATGCTGTCCGGGTCGGGGAGCAACCTGAAGATCCTCGAGTACTTCGCCGCCGGCGTCCCCGTCGTGTCTTCGCGCTTCGGCGCCCGTGGGACGGCCGCTGAAGCCGGGACCCACTACGTACCCGCGGGGTTGGACACGTTCGTGGGAACGCTCGCTGAACTGCTCGCAAGCGGCCCGCCCGCGGGTCTGCAAAGGGCCGCCAGGGAACTGGCGGAGACCTACGACTGGGTCAGGATCGGCCGGATGTTCACCGATGCGGTGGCCTCCCTGTTGCCGTCGGGTTCAGCGCCCGCGGGGGTTTATGCCCAACTCGGCCAGACGTCGTCCGACGCGATCGGCGTAGGCGACCGGTGAGTACGACTCCGCCCGTCGTCGCCCCGCCTCACCCAGACGCTCACGCAGCGCAGCGTCACCGGCGAGCCGCTGCAGGTGCGCCGCAGCCTGGTCCACATCCGGACGCGCCCAGCGACCCGCACCCGAGTAGATGCCTCCGGGGCCGCCACGCGCCGGAACGAGGTCGTAGTCGACCAGCAGGGCGGTCGTCGCGTCGGTGAAATCTCGGTTGCCGCCGAAACCGGTGACGACGACGGGCACACCGAGCGCCATCGCCTCCAGGATCGTCAGACCGAACCCCTCAGCCGCGTGCAGCGACAGGTACGCGTCGCTGCATCCCAGCAGCTCCCACACCTCACGTCGGGTCAGGTACCCGCCGATCAACGTGATCGGCCGATCCCGGACGAGGTCGCGCAACTGCGCGTCCGCGGTGGGGAACTTTTCGAGGTTGCTCACCTTGAGGAGCAGATGGGCATCCTCCGAACCGTCGAAGGCGCGGTCGAACGCCCGCACGGCCGCAGCGGGATCCTTCCGCTCGAGGCCGGAGAACGCGTCGGTGACGTACGTGACGAGGAACGCAGCGTCCGGTAGCCCGAGCCGCGCCCTGTCCGGGTCGAGTCCTTCCGGCGGGGCCACCGGAAGACCCATCACCAGGATCGGCTTGTCGGTGTGGGGACGGATCGCGTCGCGGACGAACCCGCTCGGAGCCCACACCTCGTCGACCGCCGCGAGGCCGGGTCTCCACGTTGCCGGCAGCTGATCGGTCTCCCACGCCCAGAACCCCACGTGTCGCGACGCAACGAAGCGGTACGCCAGCTCGTCCGGCTGGTAGCCCAGCAGTTCCAGGGGGTTGAGGTGGAACACCGTGACGTCGTATGGGCACCCCACCTCATCGAGCTCGGTGAGGAAGGTCCCGCGCCGGGAGTAGATCCGCTCACCCACATCGACGACCGACGTCGGCACCTGCAGCACCTGTAGGGCGCCCGCGGTGGCGCGCATCGCTTCTCCCAGACCGCTCTCGGACCGTGCGTAGCCCACCACGTTCACGCCGTGTGCCCGCTGCGGGGGCTGGCGGGGGCCCGCGAGCGTGGGGTCCGCCCGCCCAACGGCGTGCCGCAGGCGGCGCCCGACCCGCTGCCTGACACCACCTCGGTCTGGCTCTCCCACTGCGCTGGTCGTCCCCACCCCTTCACGGGCGAGCCAGTGCTGGAAGGAGCGCACCGTCGTGGTGGTCGCGGGGAACGACGCCTGCAGGTCGGTCCTGGCCCAGTACAGCCCCTGTGCGAAGCGCCACAGACCTCGGCTGTCCTCCTCACCGAGCCAGGCGGAGAACCCATCGGGACCGTCGTCGAAGGGATCTTCCCACCTGCGTCCCAGTGGGTCGGTGGCTCGCAGCGAGCTGCGGGCGAGCGTTGTGACGCCCGCCCCCGAGCGGTAGCGCAGGCGACAGTGCGCTGTCTGGCCGTCCGCGACCTCCGCCATCAGCTGCCTGACGATGTCCGCGTCGTGGGTGCGGCGTTCGATGAGGTCGAGTGCGGCATCGGGCGTGTCCTGGTAGCGCACCAGGCCGGTCGTGTCCACGATCGGTGGTCGGTCGACGTCCCGCCGCAGGTCGCTCCACGACGCCGCGACCGGTCGGTTGTTCCACCGTACCGAGGCGCTGCGGGCTGGCAGTGCCTGCAGGTACTCCGCGGCGGACGCTGTCAGCGCCGCCGTTGGGCGTGCGACGTAGTGCGCACGCTGCCAGGTGTCCCACTCGTCGAGGATCGATCCCAGTGGACCGCCTCCTCGCAGCCGGAGCACCGCGCCGGTCGGTCGCCCCGCACCCGCCGCCAGCGCAGCCCGGAGAGAACCCTTCGTGGACGCCAACGGGGCCGCCAGGGCCGGGAAGAGCTCCAGGTGGACGCCGTCGGGCAACGGGTCGAGGAGCGGGAGGGAACCGACCAGGCAGTTGCGGTCGATGAACAGCACCTCGCGGTGACCTGCGAGTTCGGCGACCCGTCGCAGGAAGGACGGGGTGGCGAGCGCGACCAGATCGTCGTCGCTGAGGCTGAACCGGACCGACCGCTCCGGCAGGTCGACGAGCTCCCACGGGTGCGTCACCGAGCCGGGCACGTCGAACGTGCCGTCGGTGCCCAGCGCATGCGACTCGATCGGTTGGTCCAGTCCGCGCAGGGTCCGCTCCAGTGGGGTGCCGGCCGACGGCACCACCGAGGCGAGCAGGGGGATAGCGGATCCGGACACGGCCACAGTGAACTACCCTCCGGCGGACGGCGCATCCGGAGCCTGGCTGGTGGTCTGGCGGTCCCACTCCCAGGGCCGC is a genomic window of Actinomycetota bacterium containing:
- a CDS encoding glycosyltransferase family 4 protein — its product is MSGSAIPLLASVVPSAGTPLERTLRGLDQPIESHALGTDGTFDVPGSVTHPWELVDLPERSVRFSLSDDDLVALATPSFLRRVAELAGHREVLFIDRNCLVGSLPLLDPLPDGVHLELFPALAAPLASTKGSLRAALAAGAGRPTGAVLRLRGGGPLGSILDEWDTWQRAHYVARPTAALTASAAEYLQALPARSASVRWNNRPVAASWSDLRRDVDRPPIVDTTGLVRYQDTPDAALDLIERRTHDADIVRQLMAEVADGQTAHCRLRYRSGAGVTTLARSSLRATDPLGRRWEDPFDDGPDGFSAWLGEEDSRGLWRFAQGLYWARTDLQASFPATTTTVRSFQHWLAREGVGTTSAVGEPDRGGVRQRVGRRLRHAVGRADPTLAGPRQPPQRAHGVNVVGYARSESGLGEAMRATAGALQVLQVPTSVVDVGERIYSRRGTFLTELDEVGCPYDVTVFHLNPLELLGYQPDELAYRFVASRHVGFWAWETDQLPATWRPGLAAVDEVWAPSGFVRDAIRPHTDKPILVMGLPVAPPEGLDPDRARLGLPDAAFLVTYVTDAFSGLERKDPAAAVRAFDRAFDGSEDAHLLLKVSNLEKFPTADAQLRDLVRDRPITLIGGYLTRREVWELLGCSDAYLSLHAAEGFGLTILEAMALGVPVVVTGFGGNRDFTDATTALLVDYDLVPARGGPGGIYSGAGRWARPDVDQAAAHLQRLAGDAALRERLGEAGRRRAESYSPVAYADRVGRRLAELGINPRGR
- a CDS encoding glycosyltransferase translates to TGLPERVDHRSADLAALQQYLRSRGSRADLAGFFDLWEEIVTRRGPQDPAFAFPGPLAREIVHWLDRVALSPSQVRRHLAISRTVATRPGYFPKEAHVGVVHPPSNLEGLHCGRFKYFFTASRLDHPKRVDLLIEAMRHVDAPTRLKIAGTGPDEGRLRARASGDERIEFVGHVTSEQLVGLYADALAVAFVPADEDLGLVTLEAMCSGKPVVTTRDAGGPTELVQHGRTGFVMQPTPGALGWALQRLAGDPRAAREMGRIGTEMARQVTWDRVLSRLLQPVARHGGFPARRPGRTRIVVASTYVVHPPRGGGQIRSAKLYGALADRYDVELVSLADHQQPARQTVVAPGVAETVIPKSAEQDRFEHDRSRAVGWIPVTDIVAAMRIDLTPAYVDALHRAAVDAGAIVLAHPYLEPAVRMAGLRLPVVYDAHNVEADLKGRALPSGPAGTELQARVEEVERAAVERAALVTATTSSDAAGLARRYGIGVHDVVVVPNGVDVAGTPFVAGEARSSARASWLRRHAGLAGGRAAEHLAIFLGSWHPPNLEAAEVVLHCAARLPHTLFLLVGSHADYYRKWDVPPNAVLVGVVGNEAKRSLLAAADVALNPMLSGSGSNLKILEYFAAGVPVVSSRFGARGTAAEAGTHYVPAGLDTFVGTLAELLASGPPAGLQRAARELAETYDWVRIGRMFTDAVASLLPSGSAPAGVYAQLGQTSSDAIGVGDR